Proteins found in one Pseudoxanthomonas sp. SL93 genomic segment:
- a CDS encoding hemin uptake protein HemP, with the protein MITNVTPLPNVDASLLRERLGSPVQAPVAEESLDSELLLKGRREILIRHGDRVYRLRHTSNDKLILTK; encoded by the coding sequence ATGATCACCAACGTCACTCCCTTGCCGAACGTGGATGCCTCGCTGCTGCGCGAGCGTCTGGGCTCACCGGTCCAGGCGCCCGTCGCAGAAGAATCGCTCGACAGCGAACTGCTGCTGAAAGGGCGCCGCGAGATCCTGATCCGGCATGGCGACCGCGTCTACCGCCTGCGCCACACCAGCAACGACAAGCTGATCCTCACCAAGTAA